Part of the Faecalibacterium duncaniae genome, GGGCGAGTATCTGCGCCTGGGCCGGGGCGAGGAGCGCTGCGGCGGCCGCACCCGCCCCAGCGTGGTGTCCGATGCCTTTGAGGCCGTCATCGCCGCCCTGTATCTGGACGGCGGTATGGAGGTGGCAAAGAGCTTCATCCTGCCCTTCATCACCGAGGGCAAGCACGCTGAGGCCGATTACAAGACCCGCCTGCAGGAGATCGTCCAGCAGAACCCCGAGGAGCGGCTGAGCTATGTGGTGGAGCAGGAATCCGGCCCCGACCACGACAAGCATTTCGTGGTGGCTGTCCGCTTCAACTCCGATAAGGTTGCCCGGGGTGAGGGCCGCAGCAAGAAGATGGCCGAACAGCACGCCGCCCGCGAAGCCCTCAAGCTCCTGGGCGTGATAAAGGAAAAGTAAATGGTATTCAAGGAACTGGAGATCCAGGGCTTCAAGAGCTTTCCCGATAAGGTCAAGATCACCTTTGACGAAGGCGTGACCGGTGTTGTGGGCCCCAACGGTTCGGGCAAGTCGAACCTGTCCGATGCCGTGCGCTGGGTGCTGGGCGAGACCAGCGCCCGCCAGCTGCGCGCCGCCGGAAAGATGGAGGATGTCATCTTTGGCGGCACCCGGCGGCGGGGGGCCATGGGCTTTGCTCAGGTGCGCCTGACGCTGGACAACAGCAGCCACGCGCTGGATGTGGAAGCGGACGAGGTGACCATCGGCCGCAGGTATTACCGCTCCGGCGAGAGCGAGTACAGCATCAACGGGCAGATCTGCCGCCTGAAAGATGTGTATGAACTGCTGCTGGATACCGGCATTGGCCGCGATGGCTACTCGGTCATCGGGCAGGGCCGCATTGCCGAGATCGTGGCGGCCAAGAGCAGCGAGCGCCGGGAAATCTTTGAGGAAGCCTGCGGCATTGCCAAATACCGCTACCGCAAAAACGAGGCCGAGCGCCGCCTTGCCGCCGCCGCTGAAAATCTGGAACGCCTGCGGGATATCCTGGGCGAGCTGGAGGCCCGGGTGGGCCCGCTGGAAAAAGAGAGCGAAAAGGCCCGGAAGTTTCTGGAACTGAGCGCCCGGCGCAAAACGCTGGAGGTGACCCTGTGGACGGACGGCGTGCACCGGGCCAAGGAAGCCGTGCGCCGTCAGGTGCGGGATTACGAGACAGCTCAGGCCGATTATGAGCGGTTCGACCGCCAGACCAAAGCCGCCGAGAGCGAGGCTGAGGAGATCCGGATGCAGGCACAACAGCTGACCATTGCGGTCGAGCGCCTGAATGGGGATATCCGCAGCATCACCGAGCAGATCAGCGGCAGCGAGAGCCGGATCGCCGTGCTGGAAAACGACATTGCCCGCAACGAGGAAAGCGCCGCAGACCTGCGGGCAGAGATCGCCGCCGGGCAGCAGGACAGCACCGAGGCTGCCGCCGCGCTGGAACGCCACCGCGCCGTGGCAAAGAGCATGGAGCTGGCGGGCCGGAAACTGGCCGCAGAGCTGGATGCCCTGAACGATGAGCTGGTGCGCCTGACCCGGGAAAACGACCAGAGCGGTGCCCGCCGGGATACCCTGCGGGGCGAGGTGGCGGCCCTGACGGCCCGGCACACCGAAGCGCAGGTGGCTCAGGCCGCCGCCGAGGCTGCTGCCGAGACGGCCCTGAGCCGTCTGCCTGCGTTGGAAGAAGCTGCCGAGGTGCTGGCGGTCCAGCGGGACGACGCAAAGCAGGATCTGGAGGATACCGTGCGGTACCTCACTACGTTGGCCGAGAATGAGCAGCAGCTCAAAAATATCCGGGCCGGTCTGGAACTCAAGCTGAAGAGCCGCCGCGCCGCGCTGGAGGAAGCCGACCGTGCCGAACAGCAGCTGAACCGGGAGCTGGATGCCGCCCGCCAGCGGCTTTCCGTGCTGCGGGAGCTGGAAAAGAACATGGAAGGCTACCAGAACTCCGTCAAGACCGTGATGCGGGCGGCATCCGCCCGGCGGCTGCGGGGCATCATCGGGCCGGTGTCCTCCATCCTGCGGGTGGAGCCGGGCCGGGAGGTCGCCATTGAGACCGCGCTTGGCGGTGCCCTTCAGAACATCGTGGTGGAGAACGAAGCCGCTGCCAAGGCAGGCATCGCCCTGCTGCGGAGCGAGAACGCGGGCCGCGCCACCTTCCTGCCGCTGGATACAGTCCAGCCCGGCGTGTTCCGGGGAAAACTGTCCGGCTCGGCAAGGCTGGCAAGCAGTCTGGTCCAGGCCGATGCACGGTACAGCGACATCGTGTCCAATCTGCTGGGCCGCATCATCGTGGTGGATGATATCAACGAGGCCTCCCGCGTGGCCCGGGACAACGGTTTCCGCAGCAAGGTCGTCACGCTGGATGGTCAGGTGGTCAATGCGGGCGGCAGCTTTACCGGCGGCAGTGTCCAGCGCAGCGCGGGTTTGTTCACCCGCAAGCAGGAGCTGGAGGAGCTGCGGGTCAAGGCTGCGAAATTGCAGAAGGAGTGCCTTGCCGCTCAGGAAAAGACCGACCAGTGCAAACAGCAGGCAGATGCCCTGAACGCAGAGCTGACCGCCGCCAGCAGTGAGCAGATCACTGCCGCCAACGACCGTGTGCGGGCCGAAGCAGAGCGCAAGCGGCTGGAAGCTGCCATGGAGCAGGCCGAGACGGCCCTTGCCGCGCGGCAGAAGGAGATCGACACCCTGAACGCCCAGCTGGCTGACAGCCGGGAAAAGGCCGCGCAGGCCGAAGCACAGGAAGCTGCGCTGGCCGGGGAGATCGAAGCAAAATCGGGCGAGCTGAACCGCATTGCCGAGGGAGACGATGCGTTTCTGACCCGGCAGCGGGCGCTGGCCGAGCAGGTGAGCGCCAAGCGGCTGGAACAGGTGAGCCGCCAGAAGGATGCCGAGCTGGCGCAGGCACAGATCGAAGCGCTGGAACAGCGCACCCGGGATGCCGAGAGCCGCCGGGCCGCTCTGGAAGAGAGCCTTGCCGCCCTTGCCGCCCGCAGTGATGCCTGCCGGGCCGAGATCGAGGCCATCCGCAAGGCCAAGACCGACAGTCGGGCGGAAATCGAAGCGAAAGAAGCCGAGATCCGGAAGGCCACCGAACAGCGGCTTTCCTGCCAGCAGGCCGAGACCGAGGCACTGGCCCGGGCCCGCACTGCTGCCGACAGCCGCGAGGAGATGGGCCGGGAGATGGCCCGTCTGGCCGAGCGGAAAGCAGC contains:
- the rnc gene encoding ribonuclease III, whose product is MSHQLETIIGYKFKNPKLLETALTHTSYANESRTPVQHNERLEFLGDSVLQIVSADYLFHAYADRPEGDLTRIRSSLVSEGALFQFAQEINLGEYLRLGRGEERCGGRTRPSVVSDAFEAVIAALYLDGGMEVAKSFILPFITEGKHAEADYKTRLQEIVQQNPEERLSYVVEQESGPDHDKHFVVAVRFNSDKVARGEGRSKKMAEQHAAREALKLLGVIKEK
- the smc gene encoding chromosome segregation protein SMC; protein product: MVFKELEIQGFKSFPDKVKITFDEGVTGVVGPNGSGKSNLSDAVRWVLGETSARQLRAAGKMEDVIFGGTRRRGAMGFAQVRLTLDNSSHALDVEADEVTIGRRYYRSGESEYSINGQICRLKDVYELLLDTGIGRDGYSVIGQGRIAEIVAAKSSERREIFEEACGIAKYRYRKNEAERRLAAAAENLERLRDILGELEARVGPLEKESEKARKFLELSARRKTLEVTLWTDGVHRAKEAVRRQVRDYETAQADYERFDRQTKAAESEAEEIRMQAQQLTIAVERLNGDIRSITEQISGSESRIAVLENDIARNEESAADLRAEIAAGQQDSTEAAAALERHRAVAKSMELAGRKLAAELDALNDELVRLTRENDQSGARRDTLRGEVAALTARHTEAQVAQAAAEAAAETALSRLPALEEAAEVLAVQRDDAKQDLEDTVRYLTTLAENEQQLKNIRAGLELKLKSRRAALEEADRAEQQLNRELDAARQRLSVLRELEKNMEGYQNSVKTVMRAASARRLRGIIGPVSSILRVEPGREVAIETALGGALQNIVVENEAAAKAGIALLRSENAGRATFLPLDTVQPGVFRGKLSGSARLASSLVQADARYSDIVSNLLGRIIVVDDINEASRVARDNGFRSKVVTLDGQVVNAGGSFTGGSVQRSAGLFTRKQELEELRVKAAKLQKECLAAQEKTDQCKQQADALNAELTAASSEQITAANDRVRAEAERKRLEAAMEQAETALAARQKEIDTLNAQLADSREKAAQAEAQEAALAGEIEAKSGELNRIAEGDDAFLTRQRALAEQVSAKRLEQVSRQKDAELAQAQIEALEQRTRDAESRRAALEESLAALAARSDACRAEIEAIRKAKTDSRAEIEAKEAEIRKATEQRLSCQQAETEALARARTAADSREEMGREMARLAERKAAAESEYDATAAKLWDEYQLTVSQAEELCVEFDSLPALRAQVADLRNQIRALGNVNVSAIEEYQEVRERYDALSAQVADVEGSRNELTRMIASLSGQMKEIFTDSFRAINENFGRIFAELFGGGEASLVLEDESDVLSCGIGIQVAPPGKVIKNLEALSGGEQALVAISIYFAILAVNPAPFCILDEIEAALDDANVSRFAQYLRRVSDKTQFIVITHRRGTMEAANVLYGVTMQEDGVSKLLKLDLEQVDATLVS